From Mycolicibacterium nivoides, a single genomic window includes:
- a CDS encoding alpha/beta hydrolase, with protein MTAKASNERHPLLRWAWSLVRLDFAGIAVGALFFCLSLTPSLLPRDWLFAGLIGGINAAIGYGIGLLLGKALYRFGLRNRTWWPPSKRTLYWLKALVVTGAIAACVLMLIPAAAWQRQVSALMGMEGPATLGYLRTLIIAVAVGAALIATARLLRDIVRLLARWFIRRWHLHREVAQFIGTAIVVVLVVMLVNGVAYRGFLAGASRVFQPQNSTTREGVSQPTEPERSGSPASFAAWDSLGFQGRNFVASGPRPAELEKLNGAPAREPIRVYAGLHTADSDDQRVAVLLSELERTHAFDRKLLVIVPTTGTGWVNPVAARALELMYNGDTAMVGMQYSYLPSWISFMGDREKSMKTGRLMIDAIQARWAQLPPDHRPHLVLYGESLGSMGGQGAFSWLPDISRMGFSSVLWVGPPNASPLWRGLTARRDPGTPQARPSYDNGRTVRFSEAANAAEIAEDTAAPWGGTRVLFLQHPSDPIIWWSTDLLFSEPDWLVEPPGTDRTASMRWYPIITFWQVAADITNASSVPAGHGHNYGQSVLDGWAAVAPPEGWTPEDTERIRVALEKTEANNGPEY; from the coding sequence GTGACGGCGAAAGCCTCCAACGAACGTCATCCTCTGCTGCGCTGGGCCTGGAGCCTGGTGCGACTGGACTTCGCAGGCATCGCCGTCGGAGCCCTGTTCTTCTGTCTCTCGCTGACCCCGTCGCTGCTGCCGCGCGACTGGCTGTTCGCCGGGTTGATCGGCGGCATCAATGCCGCCATCGGCTACGGCATCGGTCTCCTGCTCGGAAAGGCGCTGTACCGCTTCGGGTTACGCAACCGCACCTGGTGGCCTCCGTCGAAGCGGACGTTGTACTGGCTGAAGGCGCTCGTCGTGACCGGCGCCATCGCGGCGTGCGTGCTGATGCTGATCCCCGCCGCGGCCTGGCAACGGCAGGTCTCGGCGTTGATGGGCATGGAAGGCCCTGCCACGCTGGGCTACCTGCGCACCCTGATCATCGCTGTCGCGGTGGGCGCCGCGCTGATCGCCACGGCACGGTTGCTCCGCGACATCGTGCGACTGCTGGCCAGGTGGTTCATCCGGCGCTGGCATCTGCACCGGGAGGTGGCCCAGTTCATCGGGACCGCGATCGTGGTGGTGCTGGTCGTCATGCTCGTCAACGGCGTGGCCTACCGCGGCTTCCTGGCCGGGGCGAGCCGGGTGTTCCAGCCGCAGAACTCCACCACCCGCGAGGGCGTCAGCCAACCGACCGAACCTGAAAGGTCAGGCAGCCCAGCCTCATTCGCGGCATGGGATTCGCTGGGCTTCCAGGGTCGCAACTTCGTGGCGAGCGGCCCGCGTCCCGCCGAGCTCGAAAAGCTCAACGGTGCGCCGGCCAGGGAACCGATCCGGGTGTATGCCGGGCTGCACACCGCCGACTCCGACGATCAGCGGGTCGCGGTGCTGCTCAGCGAGCTTGAGCGCACCCACGCCTTCGATCGCAAGCTGCTGGTCATCGTCCCCACCACCGGCACCGGCTGGGTGAATCCGGTGGCCGCCCGCGCCCTGGAGCTGATGTACAACGGCGACACCGCGATGGTCGGTATGCAGTATTCCTATCTGCCGAGCTGGATTTCGTTCATGGGTGACCGGGAGAAGTCCATGAAGACCGGACGGCTGATGATCGACGCGATCCAAGCGCGATGGGCGCAGCTACCCCCCGACCATCGCCCCCACCTGGTGCTCTACGGGGAGAGCTTGGGATCGATGGGTGGACAGGGCGCATTCAGCTGGCTCCCCGACATCTCGCGGATGGGCTTCTCCTCGGTGCTGTGGGTGGGCCCGCCCAATGCCAGCCCGCTGTGGCGCGGCCTGACCGCGCGCCGCGACCCGGGCACACCGCAAGCACGACCCAGCTATGACAACGGCCGTACCGTGCGGTTCTCCGAGGCCGCGAACGCCGCCGAGATCGCCGAGGACACCGCAGCTCCGTGGGGGGGCACCCGGGTCCTGTTCCTGCAGCACCCGTCGGACCCCATCATCTGGTGGTCGACGGATCTGCTGTTCTCCGAACCGGATTGGCTGGTCGAACCGCCCGGGACGGACCGCACCGCCTCGATGCGCTGGTACCCGATCATCACGTTCTGGCAGGTGGCCGCCGACATCACCAACGCGTCGAGCGTCCCGGCCGGACACGGGCACAACTACGGCCAATCGGTGCTCGACGGCTGGGCGGCGGTGGCGCCACCGGAGGGGTGGACACCGGAGGACACGGAGCGGATCCGCGTGGCGCTGGAAAAGACCGAGGCCAACAACGGGCCCGAATACTGA
- a CDS encoding Rv0804 family intramembrane glutamic endopeptidase — MSTSRIRAVALAVGLVAWNGLIDPRLPARWQPLVRAALGSVLMVGTSARPGLLPPALWSGLRLGAAAATAVSAGVAATSAVPVVRTGMRRKVLPAAPGRWLALRIPLGTVWPEEAAFRGALGKVGAEAFGPVGGQALQATAFGLSHIPDARAAGQPVLPTVLATGVAGWAFGWLAQRSASLAAPMLAHLAINEAGALAALAFQAAPTPLPARGSQP, encoded by the coding sequence ATGTCCACCAGCCGGATTCGCGCGGTCGCGCTGGCTGTGGGCCTGGTCGCGTGGAACGGCCTGATCGACCCCCGGTTGCCGGCCCGTTGGCAGCCGCTGGTGCGGGCGGCGCTCGGCAGCGTGCTGATGGTGGGAACGAGCGCCCGGCCGGGGCTGCTACCCCCGGCGCTGTGGTCGGGCCTGCGACTGGGGGCGGCGGCAGCGACCGCGGTGAGTGCAGGCGTGGCGGCAACCTCGGCGGTGCCGGTGGTCCGCACCGGGATGCGCCGCAAGGTCCTGCCCGCAGCGCCCGGCCGCTGGCTGGCGCTGCGGATCCCGCTCGGGACCGTCTGGCCGGAGGAGGCCGCCTTCCGCGGTGCGCTGGGCAAGGTCGGCGCCGAAGCATTCGGTCCGGTGGGCGGTCAGGCATTGCAGGCCACCGCTTTCGGGCTGTCACACATCCCCGACGCCCGTGCCGCGGGCCAGCCCGTGCTCCCGACTGTCCTGGCCACCGGGGTCGCCGGGTGGGCGTTCGGTTGGCTTGCGCAGCGCTCGGCGAGTCTGGCCGCGCCGATGCTGGCTCACCTGGCGATCAATGAGGCGGGGGCGCTGGCTGCGCTGGCCTTCCAAGCCGCGCCAACACCGCTGCCAGCGCGAGGATCGCAGCCGTAG
- the purL gene encoding phosphoribosylformylglycinamidine synthase subunit PurL, which yields MTSELTHGRTSTQDTVERAAATPDQPQPYRELGLKDDEYQRIREILGRRPTDAELAMYSVMWSEHCSYKSSKVHLRYFGETTTDEMRAGMLAGIGENAGVVDIGDGWAVTFKVESHNHPSYVEPYQGAATGVGGIVRDIMAMGARPVAVMDQLRFGAADAPDTRRVLDGVVRGVGGYGNSLGLPNIGGETIFDPSYAGNPLVNALCVGALRKEDLHLAFASGTGNKIILFGARTGLDGIGGVSVLASDTFSGDESGAGRKKLPSVQVGDPFTEKVLIECCLELYSAGLVVGIQDLGGAGLSCATSELASAGDGGMHIELDQVPLRAKDMTPAEVLSSESQERMCAVVTPENVDAFMAVCRKWEVLATVIGEVTDGDRLQITWHGETVVDVPPRTVAHEGPVYQRPVARPDSQDALIADTSAKLPRPETGDELKATLLALIGSPHLCSRAFITEQYDRYVRGNTVLAEHADGGVLRIDESTGRGIAVSTDASGRYTQLDPYTGAQLALAEAYRNVAVTGATPVAVTNCLNFGSPEDPGVMWQFSQAVRGLADGCAALGIPVTGGNVSFYNQTGSTAILPTPVVGVLGVIDDVKRRIPTGLGTEPGETLLLLGDTHDEFDGSVWAQVTGDHLGGVPPKVDLDREKLLAEVLTAASRDGLISAAHDLSEGGLIQAVVEAALAGETGCRIILPEDLPEGIDPFVFLFSESAGRVLVAVPRTEESRFRSMCEARDLPVTRVGVVDQGPEGGEPAIEVQGQFSITLAELRSTSEGVLPGLFG from the coding sequence GTGACGTCTGAGCTCACCCACGGCCGTACATCGACCCAGGACACTGTGGAGCGGGCAGCCGCCACCCCCGATCAGCCGCAGCCCTACCGCGAACTCGGTCTCAAGGACGACGAGTACCAGCGGATTCGCGAGATCCTGGGCCGCCGCCCCACCGACGCCGAGCTGGCCATGTACTCGGTGATGTGGAGCGAACACTGCTCCTACAAGTCCTCGAAGGTGCACCTGCGCTACTTCGGTGAGACCACCACCGACGAGATGCGCGCCGGCATGCTGGCCGGCATCGGTGAGAACGCCGGCGTCGTCGACATCGGCGACGGCTGGGCCGTCACCTTCAAGGTCGAGTCCCACAACCACCCGTCCTACGTCGAGCCCTACCAGGGTGCGGCCACCGGCGTCGGCGGCATCGTGCGCGACATCATGGCGATGGGCGCCCGCCCGGTCGCGGTCATGGACCAGCTGCGCTTCGGTGCGGCCGACGCGCCCGACACCCGCCGCGTGCTCGACGGCGTGGTGCGCGGTGTCGGCGGCTACGGCAACTCGCTGGGTCTGCCCAACATCGGCGGCGAGACGATCTTCGACCCGTCCTATGCCGGCAACCCGCTGGTCAATGCGCTGTGCGTGGGTGCCCTGCGCAAGGAAGACCTGCACCTGGCATTCGCCTCGGGCACCGGCAACAAGATCATCCTGTTCGGTGCGCGCACCGGCCTGGACGGCATCGGCGGTGTCTCGGTGCTGGCATCGGACACCTTCAGCGGCGACGAGAGCGGCGCGGGCCGCAAGAAGCTGCCGAGCGTTCAGGTGGGCGACCCGTTCACCGAGAAGGTACTCATCGAGTGTTGTCTCGAGCTGTACTCGGCCGGCCTGGTGGTCGGCATCCAGGACCTCGGCGGTGCCGGACTGTCCTGTGCCACATCCGAACTCGCGTCGGCCGGCGACGGCGGCATGCACATCGAGCTGGACCAGGTGCCGCTGCGCGCCAAGGACATGACCCCGGCCGAGGTGCTCTCCAGCGAGTCCCAGGAACGCATGTGCGCCGTGGTCACGCCGGAGAACGTCGACGCGTTCATGGCGGTCTGCCGCAAGTGGGAGGTGCTGGCCACCGTCATCGGTGAGGTCACCGACGGGGACCGGCTGCAGATCACCTGGCACGGCGAGACCGTCGTCGACGTGCCGCCGCGCACCGTGGCCCACGAGGGCCCGGTCTACCAGCGCCCGGTGGCCCGCCCCGACAGCCAGGACGCTCTGATCGCCGATACCTCGGCCAAACTGCCCCGGCCCGAGACCGGCGACGAGCTCAAGGCCACCCTGCTGGCACTGATCGGCAGCCCGCACCTGTGCAGCCGGGCGTTCATCACCGAGCAGTACGACCGCTACGTGCGCGGCAACACCGTGCTGGCCGAGCACGCCGACGGCGGTGTCCTGCGCATCGACGAGAGCACCGGCCGCGGCATCGCGGTCTCCACCGACGCCTCGGGCCGCTACACCCAGCTCGACCCCTACACGGGCGCGCAGCTGGCGCTGGCCGAGGCCTACCGCAACGTCGCGGTCACCGGGGCCACCCCGGTCGCGGTGACCAACTGCCTCAACTTCGGGTCGCCCGAAGACCCGGGTGTGATGTGGCAGTTCAGCCAGGCCGTCCGCGGACTCGCCGATGGCTGTGCCGCCCTGGGCATCCCGGTGACCGGAGGCAACGTCAGCTTCTACAACCAGACCGGCTCCACGGCGATCCTGCCGACCCCGGTGGTGGGCGTGCTCGGCGTGATCGACGACGTGAAGCGACGCATCCCCACCGGGCTGGGCACCGAACCGGGTGAGACGCTGCTGCTGCTCGGGGACACCCACGACGAGTTCGACGGGTCGGTCTGGGCCCAGGTCACCGGCGATCACCTGGGTGGGGTTCCGCCGAAGGTGGACCTGGACCGCGAGAAGCTGCTGGCCGAGGTGCTGACCGCGGCCTCGCGCGACGGACTGATCTCCGCGGCGCACGACCTGTCCGAGGGCGGGCTGATCCAGGCCGTGGTGGAGGCCGCGCTGGCCGGTGAAACCGGTTGCCGGATCATCCTTCCGGAGGATCTGCCGGAGGGCATCGATCCCTTTGTCTTCCTGTTCTCGGAGTCCGCGGGCCGGGTGCTGGTGGCCGTGCCGCGCACCGAGGAGAGCCGGTTCCGGTCGATGTGTGAGGCCAGGGACCTGCCGGTCACCCGGGTCGGCGTCGTAGACCAGGGGCCAGAAGGCGGAGAACCCGCGATCGAGGTCCAGGGGCAGTTCAGCATCACCCTCGCGGAGCTACGGAGTACGTCGGAGGGCGTGCTGCCCGGGCTGTTCGGGTGA
- a CDS encoding M18 family aminopeptidase, which produces MPASAKSLCEFIDASPSPFHVCATAAQRLRDAGFTELAETDGWPATPGKFFTVRAGSLVAWNTEGTDPAAPFRVVGGHTDSPNLRVKQHPDRVVAGWQVVALQPYGGAWLNSWLDRDLGISGRLSVRDGNRIEHRLIRIDDPILRVPQLAIHLSEDRKGVSPDPQRHVNAVWGLGERPRSFVGYVAERAGVTEADVLGFDLMTHDLTPSAITGAEGEFVSAPRLDNQATCYAGLEAFLAAGTGTHVPVLALFDHEEVGSTSDHGAQSDLLPTVLERIVLAAGGTREDFLRRAAGSMVASGDMAHATHPNYPDRHEPGHLIEVNAGPVLKVQPNLRYATDGRTAAAFALACDQAGVPLQRYEHRADLPCGSTIGPMTSARTGIPTVDVGAAQLAMHSAREFMGARDVAAYSAALRGFLSPA; this is translated from the coding sequence ATGCCAGCAAGCGCCAAGAGCCTGTGCGAGTTCATCGACGCGTCACCGTCTCCGTTCCATGTCTGCGCCACCGCGGCGCAACGCTTGCGCGACGCGGGATTCACCGAGCTGGCCGAAACCGACGGCTGGCCGGCGACCCCGGGCAAGTTCTTCACGGTGCGGGCGGGCTCGCTGGTGGCCTGGAATACCGAGGGAACAGACCCGGCTGCACCGTTCCGGGTCGTCGGCGGCCACACCGACAGCCCCAACCTCCGGGTCAAACAGCACCCCGATCGCGTCGTCGCCGGCTGGCAGGTGGTCGCACTGCAGCCCTACGGCGGGGCCTGGCTGAACTCGTGGTTGGACCGCGACCTCGGGATCAGCGGCCGGCTCTCGGTCCGCGACGGCAACCGGATCGAACACCGGCTGATCCGGATCGACGATCCGATCCTGCGCGTGCCCCAGCTCGCCATCCACCTCTCCGAGGACCGCAAGGGCGTGAGCCCCGACCCGCAGCGCCACGTCAACGCGGTGTGGGGCCTGGGGGAGCGGCCGCGGTCCTTCGTCGGATACGTCGCCGAGCGGGCCGGTGTCACCGAGGCGGATGTACTGGGGTTCGACCTGATGACCCACGACCTGACGCCGTCGGCGATCACCGGCGCCGAGGGGGAGTTCGTCAGCGCGCCCAGGCTGGACAACCAGGCCACCTGCTACGCGGGGCTGGAGGCGTTCCTGGCCGCGGGTACCGGCACACATGTGCCGGTGCTGGCGCTGTTCGACCACGAGGAGGTCGGCTCGACCTCGGACCACGGCGCCCAGTCCGACCTGCTGCCGACCGTGCTCGAGCGCATCGTGCTCGCCGCGGGCGGCACCCGGGAGGACTTCCTGCGCAGGGCGGCCGGATCGATGGTGGCCTCCGGGGACATGGCGCACGCGACGCATCCGAACTATCCGGACCGTCATGAGCCCGGACACCTGATCGAGGTCAACGCCGGACCCGTGCTGAAGGTGCAGCCCAACCTGCGCTACGCCACCGACGGCCGCACTGCGGCGGCGTTCGCCCTGGCCTGCGACCAGGCCGGGGTGCCGCTGCAACGCTATGAGCACCGCGCCGATCTGCCGTGCGGGTCCACCATCGGGCCGATGACATCGGCGCGCACCGGGATCCCGACCGTCGACGTGGGAGCGGCCCAGCTCGCCATGCATTCGGCCCGGGAGTTCATGGGTGCCCGGGACGTCGCAGCCTATTCGGCGGCATTGCGGGGGTTCTTGTCACCGGCCTGA
- a CDS encoding VOC family protein has product MALSVEMITVDCTDPDTLAQWWAQAVNGTVNAVVPGEFVLVDLPSGPNLGFQHVDDPTPGKNRVHLDFHAADMEAEVARLVGLGASETGRHNFGPEFNWVVLADPAGNAFCIAGG; this is encoded by the coding sequence ATGGCACTCTCCGTGGAGATGATCACAGTCGACTGCACCGATCCCGACACGCTGGCCCAATGGTGGGCGCAGGCCGTCAACGGCACGGTAAATGCCGTTGTCCCAGGCGAATTCGTCCTCGTCGACCTGCCCAGCGGGCCCAACCTCGGGTTTCAGCACGTCGACGATCCGACGCCGGGCAAGAATCGCGTGCACCTCGACTTCCACGCGGCCGACATGGAGGCCGAGGTGGCGCGCCTGGTGGGGCTGGGCGCCAGCGAGACCGGGCGGCACAACTTCGGTCCGGAGTTCAACTGGGTCGTGCTGGCAGACCCGGCCGGCAACGCGTTCTGTATCGCGGGCGGATAG
- a CDS encoding Dyp-type peroxidase: protein MPDPIPQPVLNLLTRAAIFLVLTIEDGGEETVHDVLPDISGIVRSIWFRDPAKELSLVAGIGSAAWDRLFTGPRPADLHPFIALDGGRHQAPSTPGDVLMHIRADTMDVCFQLADRMLQEFGSAVTVVDEVHGFQYFDNRDLLGFVDGTENPNGSTAAAAVQIGAEDPDFAGASYVHIQKYVHAMADWRSLSVEEQQRVIGRTKLDDVEMADDVKPSNSHIALNVITDEDGNELKIVRRNMPFGELGSGEFGTYFIGYSADPAITERMLTNMFIGDPPGNTDRILDFSTAVTGGMFFVPTIDFLDDPPPLPVPVEEPATAKQDTSLAIGSLKGIPQ from the coding sequence GTGCCCGATCCGATCCCGCAGCCGGTACTGAACCTTCTTACGCGGGCGGCCATCTTCCTGGTACTGACGATCGAGGACGGCGGTGAGGAAACCGTTCACGACGTGCTGCCTGACATTTCGGGCATCGTCCGCTCGATCTGGTTCCGAGATCCGGCCAAGGAGCTGTCGCTCGTGGCCGGTATCGGTTCGGCCGCCTGGGACCGCTTGTTCACCGGACCTCGTCCGGCCGATCTGCATCCGTTCATCGCTCTGGACGGCGGCCGTCATCAGGCCCCGTCGACCCCGGGCGACGTGTTGATGCACATCCGCGCGGACACCATGGACGTGTGCTTCCAATTGGCCGACCGGATGCTGCAGGAGTTCGGCAGCGCCGTCACGGTCGTCGACGAGGTGCACGGGTTCCAGTACTTCGACAACCGGGACCTGCTCGGCTTCGTCGACGGCACCGAGAACCCCAACGGGTCCACCGCGGCGGCCGCCGTTCAGATCGGCGCCGAGGACCCCGATTTCGCCGGAGCCAGCTACGTGCACATCCAGAAGTACGTGCACGCGATGGCGGACTGGCGTTCGCTGTCGGTCGAGGAACAGCAGCGGGTGATCGGCCGCACCAAGCTCGACGACGTCGAAATGGCCGACGACGTCAAACCTTCCAATTCCCACATCGCGCTGAACGTCATCACCGACGAAGACGGCAACGAGCTGAAGATCGTGCGCCGCAACATGCCGTTCGGCGAACTCGGCAGCGGCGAGTTCGGCACGTACTTCATCGGATACTCTGCGGACCCGGCCATCACCGAACGCATGCTGACCAACATGTTCATCGGTGATCCGCCCGGTAACACCGACCGGATCCTGGATTTCTCCACCGCTGTGACCGGCGGCATGTTTTTCGTCCCCACCATCGATTTCCTCGATGATCCACCGCCGCTTCCGGTTCCGGTCGAAGAACCCGCGACGGCCAAGCAAGACACCTCCCTGGCGATCGGCAGCCTGAAAGGAATCCCGCAATGA